ATAATATTATCCATATAATAATTTTTTTGCTCTATTAGAAAATATGAATATACGGATATCAAGTTTACACTTGTGATTTTTAGATGAAATGTTTTCTAAGTTCATGAAATATGCTACAATAAACAGAGTAGTTCATATGTTTAAAATGAAATATTGTTTGATTTCACTAGGAGCTTATGTTTATACATAACTAATTCCTAAATTTAAAGAAAACATTACTATCATAAAAACATATCGTTACTTGATAAATTAATTATATAAATATAGTAAGTGACATTATGACAATAAAAGAAAATGCATGAAAAGCAATGATGTTGCATAAAATTGAATACTCATATTGTTTGTTAGGAGAAACTTATGAAAGCAAAATCAATTATTTTAACCGGTGGGGGTACGGCTGGGCACGTCTCGTTAAATGAAGCGATTATCCCATCATTAATCGAAGCAGACTATGATGTGCATTATATCGGATCACATGATGGCATCGAAAAAGAGTTAATCGGCAACGCATTCCCTGAGTTACCGTATCATAGTATTTCAAGCGGGAAATTACGTCGTTACTTTTCGATACAAAATTTTACGGATCCATTTAAAGTGTTAGTCGGCATAGGGCAAGCATTTTCAACTATTAAAAAGGTAAAGCCAAGCGTTATTTTTTCTAAAGGCGGCTTTGTTTCAGTACCGGTAGTGATTGCTGCAAAATTAGCGAATATTCCCGTCGTTGTTCATGAATCAGATGTAACACCCGGATTAGCAAATAAAATTGCCCTGCCATTTGCATCGCATATTTTTACGGTATTCAAGGAAACGGTCAAACATTTGCCAAGTGACAAAGCGACCTGTACCGGCTCGATTATTCGCCAGCAGTTATTTGAAGGCAATCGCGAGCAAGGACTTGCCTGCTGCGACTTTACAGCAGATAAAAAAGTGCTACTAATAATGGGCGGAAGCTTAGGATCTGTTGTAGTAAATGATGCTGTGCGTGAGAACCTAACGAAATTACTTGAAAAATATCAAATCATTCATTTATGTGGTAAAGGGAATATAGATTCGTCTTTGCTAAATTTAGAGGGCTATCGACAGTTTGAATATGTAACGGATGAATTACCTGATTTGTTATATGCAGCCGATTTCATTGTATCACGTGCGGGTTCGAATTCGATTTTTGAATTTTTAGCTCTTCATAAACCGATGCTATTAATTCCATTATCAGCTGCAAAAAGTCGTGGTGACCAAATTTTAAATGCTCGTTTATTTAAGCAACAGGGCTTTGCGCATGTACTTGATGAAGATACGATGACAATAGAGTCATTTTACAAGGCGGTGGAAACACTAGTAGCCAATGCCGATGAAATGATCGACAAAATGCTAGATGTAGAACAGCCAAAGACACCGTCAGAAATGGTTTCATTAATCACACAATACGAAAAATAAAAATCGCCGAGGCAAAATGCCTTGGCGATTTTTTACATTGCTTGCTCTTCGTCTTCGCTTTGCGTGTAAGCAGTTGTTAAGTAGAACAAGTCTTTTGGGATTTTAAATAGGAGAAATTTCGTCTCTCCTTGATTGATTTCATTAAATAATGATGGGTTTGAGTGCTCAGCATCGACCACATAAGGTAATTTTAGCGCTGCAGCTTGAGAGCGACCGTTTTCTTTGCGAATGCGTAAAAATACCGTATTAAAATTATAGTCATAAAACAACTCATTTAAAAAAGCTAACTTTGCTTTTTGGTTGTAGCCAAAGCCTTGGAAAGGTTGCCCGATCCAAGTGCCTAAAAAACCGGCACCATCTTGAATATCAAAAATACTAATTGTACCGATTGGCGTACCCCATTCATCGATAATCGTTCGTGATATTGTTAAGCCGTTTTGCTCTTCTTCCATTAACTGCTTCGTCATAAATAAATATTCTTCGGCAGATGTTGCTTTTTGACGTACGTAAGGAAACACAGACGGATGACGTAGTAACTCGTACAGTTCTGCAGTTTCGTGTAGTTCTCTTTGTTTTAACATGAGAAACGCCCCCTTTTAAGAAGAAAATGGTAGAGCCTAATGCGAAAATTAAAAAACCTAATTCAAATGGAAATGAAAAAGGTTTTATATCCAAAGGCAACGGTCATTTCGAACTTGATTCAACCTAAAAGAATCTGACGTTAAACTATTTGTACGTTAGTCGTATGTCTCGCTCTAAACTAGACTATGAAAAGCAATATCGAAATAAAATTATTATCTACATTTTATTATAATAACTTCTATTTATGCAACATTCAAGCTCGAAAAAAACATATTTTTCTCATTAATTGCATATTAATTCTGAATAATCTTAATATTCTCTTCTTTATTGTCATAAGTAATTTTTACGAAGTATAATAAACTAATCGATAGAGTAAAGAGGGAGCGTTTAAAACGATGAAACTACTAAAAGTACATGGCTCAAGCAATACATTTTATTTATTCGAAGCATTATATGATAATGAAGTTAATTATGTGCAATTAACAAAGTGGCTATGTGATAAATCCAATGAAGGTGGTGCAGATGGATTATTGTTAGTCCTTCCATCACAAATAGCTGATGCAAAAATGCGGGTTATTAATGCAGATGGGTCTGAAGCGTCTATGTGTGGCAATGGACTTCGATGTGTTGCCCGTTATGTTTGTGAAAAACTTGGTGTTGAAGAGGCGGTAATTGAAACGATGCGTGCCAACTTACATGTGAAAAAAGCACAATCGATTTTTGAAGAGCTGCCAACCTATGCAGTCGAAATTTCACCCGTATCATTTGATTTAAATACATTGCCGATGCACTATGATGACAAAAACCAAATTCGTCATGAAAATTTAGCGAAGTTTTCAGACGATATCTTATTTACAGCTGTATCAGTGCCAAACCCACATTTAGTAGGGATTGTCCAGTCTTCTCATATTATGGATACAACTCATCAACAACAACTGGCTTCATATTT
This portion of the Solibacillus daqui genome encodes:
- a CDS encoding undecaprenyldiphospho-muramoylpentapeptide beta-N-acetylglucosaminyltransferase, producing the protein MKAKSIILTGGGTAGHVSLNEAIIPSLIEADYDVHYIGSHDGIEKELIGNAFPELPYHSISSGKLRRYFSIQNFTDPFKVLVGIGQAFSTIKKVKPSVIFSKGGFVSVPVVIAAKLANIPVVVHESDVTPGLANKIALPFASHIFTVFKETVKHLPSDKATCTGSIIRQQLFEGNREQGLACCDFTADKKVLLIMGGSLGSVVVNDAVRENLTKLLEKYQIIHLCGKGNIDSSLLNLEGYRQFEYVTDELPDLLYAADFIVSRAGSNSIFEFLALHKPMLLIPLSAAKSRGDQILNARLFKQQGFAHVLDEDTMTIESFYKAVETLVANADEMIDKMLDVEQPKTPSEMVSLITQYEK
- a CDS encoding GNAT family N-acetyltransferase; this encodes MLKQRELHETAELYELLRHPSVFPYVRQKATSAEEYLFMTKQLMEEEQNGLTISRTIIDEWGTPIGTISIFDIQDGAGFLGTWIGQPFQGFGYNQKAKLAFLNELFYDYNFNTVFLRIRKENGRSQAAALKLPYVVDAEHSNPSLFNEINQGETKFLLFKIPKDLFYLTTAYTQSEDEEQAM
- the dapF gene encoding diaminopimelate epimerase; translation: MKLLKVHGSSNTFYLFEALYDNEVNYVQLTKWLCDKSNEGGADGLLLVLPSQIADAKMRVINADGSEASMCGNGLRCVARYVCEKLGVEEAVIETMRANLHVKKAQSIFEELPTYAVEISPVSFDLNTLPMHYDDKNQIRHENLAKFSDDILFTAVSVPNPHLVGIVQSSHIMDTTHQQQLASYLNGKNEICPDGVNVSYVYPISEHEIFVRTYERGVGFTNACGTAMTASALIANVENYVSTEVVTVYNPGGFVQCSVKMCENQYELLLIGNATIIGYYEVESKADKFEFINCFLTKEPLQYEKCNIYVKEKLGQYI